One Nicotiana sylvestris chromosome 12, ASM39365v2, whole genome shotgun sequence genomic window carries:
- the LOC104221390 gene encoding alpha carbonic anhydrase 4-like isoform X3, translated as MAKPSFVPVVFAFLFLSSQTFCSAHDDNEVDDESKFTYLLGTNEGPENWGNLKPEWTLCTTGKFQSPVNIRNKTVTVTTALQHLKPNYKVAPAIIINRGHDIKLQWEGDAGYINIDGTEYKLQQCHWHTPSEHKLNNKCFAMEAHMVHQSADGKIAVVAIPFKIGSPNPFFEELMHHIETVDDKGLKLGWVDPQQLGVGDEPFYRYIGSLTVPPCTEGITWNVLPKARTVSMEQLMAYRSAVHDEQMGD; from the exons ATGGCCAAGCCAAGTTTTGTCCCAGTTGTGTTTGCCTTTCTGTTTCTTTCATCACAGACCTTTTGCAGTGCTCATGATGATAATGAAGTTG ATGATGAGTCAAAATTCACTTACCTGTTGGGAACCAACGAAGGACCAGAGAATTGGGGTAACCTTAAACCAGAATGGACACTATGTACTACTGGCAAATTTCAGTCTCCAGTTAATATCCGTAACAAAACTGTGACGGTTACCACTGCTCTCCAACATTTGAAACCAAACTACAAAGTCGCACCTGCTATTATTATTAACAGAGGTCATGATAttaag TTGCAATGGGAAGGAGATGCAGGATATATCAATATTGATGGTACTGAGTATAAATTACAACAATGTCACTGGCATACTCCTTCTGAGCACAAACTTAATAATAAATG CTTTGCAATGGAGGCGCACATGGTTCATCAGAGTGCTGATGGGAAAATAGCTGTGGTTGCAATACCTTTCAAAATTGGAAGCCCTAACCCTTTCTTTGAGGAG TTAATGCATCACATCGAGACAGTTGATGATAAGGGTCTGAAATTGGGATGGGTTGATCCTCAACAACTTGGGGTCGGCGATGAACCTTTCTATCGATACATTGGTTCACTCACTGTTCCTCCTTGCACTGAGGGTATCACTTGGAATGTACTCCCCAAG GCAAGGACTGTTTCTATGGAACAATTGATGGCATATAGAAGTGCTGTTCATGAT GAACAAATGGGGGATTAA
- the LOC104221390 gene encoding alpha carbonic anhydrase 4-like isoform X1, which produces MAKPSFVPVVFAFLFLSSQTFCSAHDDNEVDDESKFTYLLGTNEGPENWGNLKPEWTLCTTGKFQSPVNIRNKTVTVTTALQHLKPNYKVAPAIIINRGHDIKLQWEGDAGYINIDGTEYKLQQCHWHTPSEHKLNNKCFAMEAHMVHQSADGKIAVVAIPFKIGSPNPFFEELMHHIETVDDKGLKLGWVDPQQLGVGDEPFYRYIGSLTVPPCTEGITWNVLPKARTVSMEQLMAYRSAVHDGFEANARPVQSLHKRPVYLAI; this is translated from the exons ATGGCCAAGCCAAGTTTTGTCCCAGTTGTGTTTGCCTTTCTGTTTCTTTCATCACAGACCTTTTGCAGTGCTCATGATGATAATGAAGTTG ATGATGAGTCAAAATTCACTTACCTGTTGGGAACCAACGAAGGACCAGAGAATTGGGGTAACCTTAAACCAGAATGGACACTATGTACTACTGGCAAATTTCAGTCTCCAGTTAATATCCGTAACAAAACTGTGACGGTTACCACTGCTCTCCAACATTTGAAACCAAACTACAAAGTCGCACCTGCTATTATTATTAACAGAGGTCATGATAttaag TTGCAATGGGAAGGAGATGCAGGATATATCAATATTGATGGTACTGAGTATAAATTACAACAATGTCACTGGCATACTCCTTCTGAGCACAAACTTAATAATAAATG CTTTGCAATGGAGGCGCACATGGTTCATCAGAGTGCTGATGGGAAAATAGCTGTGGTTGCAATACCTTTCAAAATTGGAAGCCCTAACCCTTTCTTTGAGGAG TTAATGCATCACATCGAGACAGTTGATGATAAGGGTCTGAAATTGGGATGGGTTGATCCTCAACAACTTGGGGTCGGCGATGAACCTTTCTATCGATACATTGGTTCACTCACTGTTCCTCCTTGCACTGAGGGTATCACTTGGAATGTACTCCCCAAG GCAAGGACTGTTTCTATGGAACAATTGATGGCATATAGAAGTGCTGTTCATGAT GGATTTGAGGCAAATGCAAGACCAGTTCAGAGCTTACATAAAAGACCAGTATATCTAGCTATATAA
- the LOC104221390 gene encoding alpha carbonic anhydrase 4-like isoform X2: MAKPSFVPVVFAFLFLSSQTFCSAHDDNEVDDESKFTYLLGTNEGPENWGNLKPEWTLCTTGKFQSPVNIRNKTVTVTTALQHLKPNYKVAPAIIINRGHDIKLQWEGDAGYINIDGTEYKLQQCHWHTPSEHKLNNKCFAMEAHMVHQSADGKIAVVAIPFKIGSPNPFFEELMHHIETVDDKGLKLGWVDPQQLGVGDEPFYRYIGSLTVPPCTEGITWNVLPKARTVSMEQLMAYRSAVHDYMWFLP, from the exons ATGGCCAAGCCAAGTTTTGTCCCAGTTGTGTTTGCCTTTCTGTTTCTTTCATCACAGACCTTTTGCAGTGCTCATGATGATAATGAAGTTG ATGATGAGTCAAAATTCACTTACCTGTTGGGAACCAACGAAGGACCAGAGAATTGGGGTAACCTTAAACCAGAATGGACACTATGTACTACTGGCAAATTTCAGTCTCCAGTTAATATCCGTAACAAAACTGTGACGGTTACCACTGCTCTCCAACATTTGAAACCAAACTACAAAGTCGCACCTGCTATTATTATTAACAGAGGTCATGATAttaag TTGCAATGGGAAGGAGATGCAGGATATATCAATATTGATGGTACTGAGTATAAATTACAACAATGTCACTGGCATACTCCTTCTGAGCACAAACTTAATAATAAATG CTTTGCAATGGAGGCGCACATGGTTCATCAGAGTGCTGATGGGAAAATAGCTGTGGTTGCAATACCTTTCAAAATTGGAAGCCCTAACCCTTTCTTTGAGGAG TTAATGCATCACATCGAGACAGTTGATGATAAGGGTCTGAAATTGGGATGGGTTGATCCTCAACAACTTGGGGTCGGCGATGAACCTTTCTATCGATACATTGGTTCACTCACTGTTCCTCCTTGCACTGAGGGTATCACTTGGAATGTACTCCCCAAG GCAAGGACTGTTTCTATGGAACAATTGATGGCATATAGAAGTGCTGTTCATGAT